One window from the genome of Enterobacter asburiae encodes:
- a CDS encoding Csu type fimbrial protein, which produces MKRKLLLICAGTLLTATTAHQALAVTSSGTIGATLTLTNGCLINGSPAQSGINFGTLDFGTHPATFSTLTTQLSGASGGNTFTIQCTTASYTVAITGNTHSTAPGSVVGSPGTPERYLVNTANAAQGVAYSLYSDSGFNTVIANNAALPIASTTGGVDSYTLYGRITGGGNSVTVVPGTYTDTINVSVTY; this is translated from the coding sequence ATGAAAAGAAAACTTCTTTTGATCTGCGCAGGCACCTTACTGACTGCAACAACGGCCCATCAGGCGCTGGCCGTCACCAGCAGCGGCACCATTGGGGCGACGCTGACGCTGACAAACGGCTGTCTGATAAACGGATCGCCCGCGCAAAGCGGCATTAACTTCGGTACGCTCGATTTCGGTACCCATCCGGCAACCTTTTCCACGCTTACGACGCAGCTGAGCGGTGCCAGCGGCGGAAACACCTTCACCATTCAATGTACGACCGCAAGCTATACGGTCGCGATCACCGGTAATACCCACTCTACCGCGCCCGGCTCCGTTGTCGGTTCGCCGGGTACGCCTGAACGCTATCTGGTTAATACGGCCAACGCGGCACAGGGCGTGGCTTACAGCCTGTACAGCGACAGCGGGTTTAACACCGTGATTGCCAATAACGCCGCGTTGCCGATCGCCTCTACGACCGGAGGCGTGGATAGTTACACCCTCTACGGGCGTATTACCGGCGGTGGTAACAGCGTGACGGTCGTCCCGGGAACCTACACCGACACGATTAACGTCAGCGTCACCTACTAG
- a CDS encoding Csu type fimbrial protein, which translates to MMPTANAVTSQSFKVSATIVPGCAVATGSGGLLGTLDFGSHNGVESAPVSTSFVPNGALSIACTPGVALSMSINGGQNYSSVRRMKRSGGAELVPYRLYSSSSLAANSEIGVNQAIPVTYTNSNNIALPLFGVALLTGFSPAGTYSDQLTVTLSW; encoded by the coding sequence ATGATGCCCACGGCGAATGCGGTGACCTCACAGTCCTTTAAGGTCAGCGCGACGATTGTACCGGGATGCGCGGTGGCCACCGGTAGCGGAGGGCTTCTCGGCACGCTGGATTTTGGCAGCCATAACGGCGTCGAAAGCGCGCCGGTTAGCACCAGCTTTGTGCCAAACGGGGCGTTGTCCATCGCCTGTACGCCGGGCGTGGCGCTGAGCATGAGCATTAATGGCGGGCAGAATTATTCATCCGTTCGTCGGATGAAGCGGTCCGGTGGAGCAGAACTGGTGCCGTACCGGCTCTACAGCAGCAGCTCGCTGGCCGCGAACAGCGAAATTGGCGTCAACCAGGCGATACCGGTGACCTATACCAACAGCAATAACATCGCGCTGCCGCTTTTTGGCGTGGCGCTACTGACCGGGTTTAGCCCGGCGGGAACCTATTCCGATCAGCTCACCGTGACCCTGTCATGGTAA
- a CDS encoding fimbria/pilus outer membrane usher protein, with product MPGTNNGSDARQLKPAMMILLCVSSATLAEPGDDSLPPPPQAQAINDEAVFQLSLVVNHYDTGLVVPVTQRKGAFFISSADLLRAGLPPSHVPTGEVNLSSLDQVRVEYDSAAQRLLLTVPRDWVTARVTPFSAQTAQAKPHYGRGALLNYDLYTNHTEHIGGQASLWHEFRYFNENGSFSSTGYARENFTGNDGQQEGYVRYDTTLLFTNEDDAMSWSVGDVISDALSWSSSVRMGGISVGRDFSLRPDLVTWPLPEFAGEAAVPTSVDLFINGYRSGSTQLQPGPFTLTNLPYINGAGDAVLVTTDALGRQVSTTLPFYVTSDLLKQGLSDGAVTLGGLRRNYGIKNFDYGSAAGSGSYRYGMTDWLTLEGHAEGAQELALGGVGTVIKLGQFGVVNTSYSQSRMRGDAGGQINWGYQYSTSAFSVATQHTRRDRGFGNLALYDQPTVYDENDKPIASFSRNTDQYSLTFNLGQYGNVGAAWIGVESFDSQKTELLNLSWSRNLWGASSIYLAGSRDQQRGDWTVALSLQVPLGARDSAAVTFENTPDAGSTQRINYNHSMPSDGGFSWNMAWANQSRSSDYQQATLGWRNNNIELQGGGYGERDTMTWWGEAMGSVVLMDGELFAANKINDAFVVISTDGHPDVPVSYENQPVGKTNNSGYLLVSGVSAYYPASYRIDTLNLPADTRLKETERRIAIRRHSGYLVDFPMEQERVASVILHDAHGQSLPVGSQVRRASRSNAVVGYDGIAWLENLSDVNPLEVITPDGKRCKTTLTVGANPEHKLQTYGPLVCREGP from the coding sequence ATGCCAGGGACGAACAATGGCAGCGACGCCCGTCAACTGAAGCCGGCGATGATGATCCTGCTATGCGTCAGCTCCGCGACCCTGGCCGAGCCCGGTGACGACAGTTTACCGCCGCCTCCTCAGGCGCAGGCGATAAATGATGAAGCGGTTTTCCAGCTTTCTCTCGTGGTCAACCACTACGATACCGGCCTGGTCGTACCCGTGACGCAGCGTAAAGGCGCTTTCTTTATCTCCAGCGCCGATTTGCTGCGCGCGGGGCTGCCCCCGTCGCATGTTCCCACCGGCGAGGTGAATCTCTCCTCGCTTGATCAGGTTCGGGTGGAGTACGACAGCGCCGCGCAGCGCCTGCTGCTGACCGTTCCCCGCGACTGGGTGACGGCCCGGGTAACCCCTTTCAGCGCACAAACGGCGCAGGCCAAACCGCACTACGGGCGCGGGGCGCTGCTGAATTACGATCTCTACACCAACCACACGGAGCATATCGGCGGTCAGGCGTCGCTCTGGCACGAGTTCCGCTACTTCAACGAGAACGGCTCCTTTTCCTCCACCGGCTACGCGCGGGAAAATTTCACCGGTAACGACGGCCAGCAGGAAGGGTATGTTCGCTATGACACGACCCTGCTGTTCACTAACGAAGATGACGCGATGAGCTGGAGCGTCGGGGATGTGATCAGCGATGCCCTGAGCTGGAGCTCCAGCGTGCGGATGGGTGGAATCAGCGTCGGGCGGGATTTCTCCCTGCGCCCTGACCTGGTGACATGGCCGCTGCCCGAGTTCGCGGGGGAAGCCGCGGTACCCACCTCGGTCGATCTCTTTATCAACGGCTATCGCTCCGGCTCAACCCAGCTTCAGCCGGGCCCCTTCACCCTGACTAATCTGCCCTATATCAACGGCGCCGGGGATGCGGTGCTGGTCACGACGGATGCGCTGGGGCGCCAGGTGAGCACTACGCTACCGTTTTACGTCACCAGCGACCTGCTTAAACAAGGGCTGAGCGACGGCGCCGTGACGCTGGGCGGCCTGCGGCGAAATTACGGTATCAAGAATTTTGACTACGGTTCCGCGGCAGGCAGCGGCTCGTATCGCTACGGGATGACGGACTGGCTAACGCTGGAGGGCCACGCGGAAGGGGCGCAGGAGCTGGCGCTGGGCGGCGTGGGGACGGTGATAAAACTCGGCCAGTTTGGCGTGGTGAACACCTCTTACTCGCAAAGCCGCATGCGCGGTGATGCGGGCGGGCAGATCAACTGGGGCTACCAGTACAGCACCAGCGCGTTTAGCGTCGCCACCCAGCACACGCGTCGCGACCGCGGCTTTGGCAACCTCGCCCTCTACGACCAGCCGACGGTGTATGACGAAAACGATAAACCCATCGCCAGCTTCAGCCGTAATACGGACCAGTATTCGCTGACCTTCAATCTGGGGCAGTACGGCAACGTTGGTGCGGCCTGGATCGGCGTGGAGAGTTTTGACAGCCAAAAAACCGAGCTGCTCAATCTCTCCTGGAGCCGCAATCTGTGGGGGGCGAGCAGCATTTACCTGGCTGGCAGCCGGGACCAGCAGCGAGGGGACTGGACGGTCGCGCTGTCCCTGCAGGTGCCGCTGGGGGCGCGCGACAGCGCTGCCGTCACCTTTGAAAACACTCCGGATGCAGGCAGTACCCAGCGCATCAACTATAACCACTCTATGCCTTCCGACGGCGGCTTCAGCTGGAACATGGCCTGGGCCAACCAGTCACGATCCAGTGATTATCAGCAGGCGACGCTGGGCTGGCGCAATAACAACATAGAGCTGCAGGGCGGCGGCTATGGCGAAAGGGACACCATGACCTGGTGGGGCGAGGCGATGGGTTCCGTTGTGCTGATGGACGGCGAGCTGTTTGCGGCGAATAAGATCAACGATGCGTTCGTGGTCATCAGTACCGACGGCCACCCGGACGTTCCCGTCAGCTACGAGAATCAGCCCGTCGGTAAAACCAATAACAGCGGCTACCTGCTGGTGAGCGGGGTGTCGGCGTATTACCCGGCAAGCTACCGGATTGATACCCTCAATCTGCCGGCGGATACCCGTCTGAAAGAGACCGAGCGGCGGATCGCAATCCGCCGTCACAGCGGCTATCTGGTCGATTTCCCGATGGAGCAGGAGCGGGTGGCAAGCGTCATTCTGCATGACGCGCACGGGCAGTCGTTGCCGGTGGGAAGCCAGGTTCGACGCGCCTCGCGCAGCAATGCGGTGGTGGGGTATGACGGCATTGCCTGGCTGGAAAATCTCAGCGATGTGAACCCGCTTGAGGTGATTACACCTGACGGAAAACGCTGCAAGACTACTCTGACCGTGGGGGCCAATCCGGAGCACAAGCTGCAAACCTACGGTCCGCTGGTATGTCGGGAGGGGCCATGA
- a CDS encoding Csu type fimbrial protein, with protein sequence MTRLLLLMLLLFSGGGWAACTVSTVNASFGSVTSFALSGTGEVETTGRLVVACDTVLNVLTNDSVTLSYTAASVSGNSRATMKRTDNAAITDVIPTRLCGLSACASSSEVQISKTYTWSGNTLLGLLGTKQYNIPLYFRTVAGQNVTAGPYQVMLTFSINYSVCALGVGSLCTNPQTGTATTTILLDMTVTNDCSAMTTPDVNFNSAPLVQSFPTVSQAIAVTCTKGSSYTIGINNGANALNNVRRMVSGSNTMSYDIYKEATTNRWGSSGSERWSSAVSSQVSTDGLLRTYNYTAKVLTNQATPPAGTYTDTLIVDVAF encoded by the coding sequence ATGACGCGCCTGCTGCTGTTGATGCTGCTGCTTTTCTCCGGCGGCGGCTGGGCGGCGTGTACCGTCAGTACGGTTAATGCGTCGTTTGGCAGCGTCACCTCGTTCGCGCTCAGCGGAACCGGGGAGGTGGAAACCACCGGCAGGCTGGTGGTGGCGTGTGATACCGTGCTCAACGTCCTGACCAACGATTCGGTGACCCTGAGCTACACCGCGGCATCAGTGTCGGGCAACAGTCGCGCGACCATGAAACGTACGGATAATGCGGCCATTACGGACGTAATCCCCACCCGGTTGTGCGGATTATCGGCTTGCGCGAGCAGCAGCGAGGTGCAGATAAGTAAAACGTATACCTGGAGCGGGAATACGCTGCTGGGGCTGCTGGGGACAAAGCAGTACAACATTCCGCTCTATTTTCGCACCGTCGCCGGACAAAACGTCACGGCGGGGCCTTACCAGGTGATGTTGACGTTCAGCATCAACTACAGCGTCTGCGCGTTAGGCGTGGGAAGCCTTTGTACGAACCCCCAGACGGGAACCGCGACAACCACCATACTGTTAGATATGACCGTCACCAACGACTGCAGCGCCATGACCACGCCAGATGTGAACTTCAACAGCGCGCCGCTGGTACAAAGTTTCCCCACCGTCTCACAGGCGATTGCCGTCACCTGTACCAAAGGAAGTTCGTATACCATCGGCATTAATAACGGTGCCAACGCGCTGAACAACGTGCGGCGGATGGTGAGCGGCAGCAACACCATGAGCTACGACATCTATAAGGAAGCTACCACTAACCGCTGGGGCAGCAGCGGCAGCGAGCGCTGGTCCAGCGCGGTGTCGTCCCAGGTCAGTACCGACGGCTTACTGCGCACCTACAACTACACCGCGAAAGTCCTGACCAATCAGGCCACGCCGCCCGCTGGAACCTACACCGACACGCTGATTGTCGACGTGGCGTTTTAA
- the tar gene encoding methyl-accepting chemotaxis protein II, with amino-acid sequence MLNRIRVVTMLMMVLVIFALLQLISGGLFFSSLKQNQDSFAASNDLRLQQSELTSTWDLMLQTRINLSRSSARMMMDPNNQQSSAKTDLLKNARATLADAAKHYDAFKKIAPQPAMEQVSQNIDEKYNAYHTGLTELIQFLESGNMDAYFAQPTQGMQNALGAALGEYAKASGDLYHSAFTASQNDYRFAKWQMAVMALALVIVLIAVWYGIRHILLNPLGRVIAHIREIAGGDLTKTLTVSGRNEITELANSVDHMQRSLIETVANVRNGSEAIYTGTSEIAMGNNDLSSRTEQQASALEETAASMEQLTATVKQNADNARQASQLAESASETAQRGGRVVDGVVKTMHEIADSSKKIADIISVIDGIAFQTNILALNAAVEAARAGEQGRGFAVVAGEVRNLASRSANAAKEIKSLIEDSVSRVDTGSVLVESAGETMNDIVNAVTRVTDIMGEIASASDEQSRGIDQVALAVSEMDRVTQQNAALVQESAAAAAALEDQASRLKMAVSAFRLASLAGNTVTPQATYRAPAAESAANRTRAATTGQDENWETF; translated from the coding sequence ATGTTGAACCGTATCCGCGTTGTCACAATGCTCATGATGGTGCTGGTCATTTTCGCACTTCTTCAGCTTATTTCCGGCGGGCTTTTTTTCTCGTCATTAAAACAGAACCAGGACAGCTTCGCGGCCTCGAACGATCTGCGCCTGCAGCAGAGTGAACTCACGTCGACGTGGGATCTGATGCTGCAAACGCGTATCAACCTGAGCCGCTCGTCCGCGCGCATGATGATGGATCCCAACAATCAGCAGAGCAGCGCGAAAACCGATCTGTTGAAAAATGCCCGTGCCACCCTCGCTGACGCCGCTAAACACTACGACGCCTTCAAGAAGATCGCCCCGCAGCCTGCTATGGAGCAGGTGAGCCAGAACATCGATGAAAAATACAACGCCTATCATACCGGCCTGACGGAGCTGATTCAGTTCCTGGAGAGCGGCAACATGGACGCCTATTTCGCGCAGCCAACGCAGGGGATGCAAAACGCACTCGGCGCGGCGCTGGGGGAATACGCGAAGGCCAGCGGGGATCTCTATCACTCGGCCTTTACCGCAAGCCAGAATGACTACCGCTTTGCGAAATGGCAGATGGCCGTGATGGCGCTGGCGCTGGTCATTGTGCTGATCGCGGTCTGGTACGGCATTCGCCATATCCTGCTGAACCCTCTCGGTCGCGTCATTGCCCACATTCGTGAAATTGCCGGCGGGGACCTGACCAAAACGCTGACCGTTTCCGGGCGCAATGAGATCACCGAGCTGGCAAACAGCGTTGACCATATGCAGCGTTCGTTAATCGAAACCGTCGCCAACGTGCGCAACGGGTCGGAGGCTATCTATACCGGCACCAGCGAAATTGCGATGGGGAATAACGATCTCTCATCCCGTACCGAGCAGCAGGCGTCCGCCCTGGAAGAGACGGCCGCCAGCATGGAGCAGCTCACCGCAACCGTGAAGCAGAACGCCGATAACGCCCGCCAGGCGTCTCAGCTGGCAGAAAGCGCCTCCGAAACGGCGCAGCGCGGCGGTCGCGTGGTGGATGGCGTGGTGAAAACCATGCACGAAATCGCCGACAGCTCGAAGAAAATCGCCGACATCATCAGCGTTATCGACGGCATTGCCTTCCAGACCAACATTCTGGCGCTGAACGCCGCCGTGGAAGCGGCGCGTGCAGGCGAACAGGGACGCGGGTTTGCCGTGGTGGCCGGGGAAGTGCGCAACCTGGCCAGCCGCAGCGCCAACGCGGCAAAAGAGATCAAGTCGCTGATTGAAGATTCCGTCTCCCGCGTGGATACCGGCTCCGTGCTGGTGGAAAGCGCCGGGGAGACCATGAATGACATCGTGAATGCCGTCACCCGCGTGACGGACATCATGGGTGAAATCGCCTCTGCGTCTGATGAGCAGAGTCGTGGTATCGACCAGGTTGCCCTGGCGGTATCGGAAATGGATCGCGTGACACAGCAAAACGCCGCGCTGGTGCAGGAGTCCGCTGCGGCGGCCGCTGCCCTGGAAGACCAGGCGAGCCGTCTGAAGATGGCCGTCTCGGCGTTTCGTCTCGCTTCACTCGCTGGAAACACGGTCACCCCGCAGGCGACGTATCGCGCGCCAGCCGCTGAATCGGCTGCAAACCGTACGCGCGCCGCGACGACCGGACAAGATGAAAACTGGGAAACATTTTGA
- the tap gene encoding methyl-accepting chemotaxis protein IV, producing the protein MLNRIRISTTLFLILILCGVLQVGSNGLSFWAFRDGYQNLQEVEASNQQRSALAQTRAVLLQASTALNKAGTLTALSYPADDIKALMATARDSLKQADAQFKAFTAQAADSEKEKALKAAMKTNFEQWYSDLDHQATWLENNQLSDFMTAPVQASQAAFDGSFNAWQQDINQSVQRAGDQSRQSYHMSGVIFAVVVILAGLLTGGALLWSRRMIVQPLAIISSHFDSIAKGDLARPVAVFGKNEISAIFASLKAMQGSLRETVSDVRQGSYAMHTGISEIAAGNNDLSSRTEQQAASLAQTAASMEQLTATVGQNADNARQASDLSKQAAMTAKKGGDQASHVASTMQEIATSSQKIGDIISVIDGIAFQTNILALNAAVEAARAGEQGRGFAVVAGEVRNLASRSANAAKEIKILIEESVSRVQQGSTLVDTAAKTMHEIVTSVTRVNDIMGEIASASDEQRRGIEQVAQAVSQMDQVTQQNASLVEEAAAATDQLASQADRLTGLVAVFNVKEHVEAVTEVGRSQAVPVVS; encoded by the coding sequence ATGTTAAATCGTATTCGTATCTCGACCACACTGTTTTTGATTTTGATCCTTTGCGGTGTGTTGCAGGTTGGCAGTAACGGGTTGTCTTTTTGGGCGTTTCGCGATGGCTATCAGAATTTGCAGGAAGTTGAGGCGAGTAATCAGCAGCGCTCCGCACTGGCACAAACGCGTGCCGTGCTGTTGCAGGCAAGCACTGCGCTGAACAAGGCGGGAACCTTAACCGCGCTGAGTTATCCGGCGGATGACATTAAAGCGCTGATGGCGACCGCGCGCGACAGCCTGAAGCAGGCTGACGCACAGTTTAAAGCCTTTACGGCGCAGGCCGCCGACAGCGAGAAAGAGAAAGCGCTGAAGGCCGCCATGAAGACGAACTTTGAGCAGTGGTACAGCGATCTGGACCACCAGGCGACGTGGCTTGAAAACAACCAGCTTTCGGACTTTATGACCGCACCGGTTCAGGCGTCTCAGGCGGCGTTTGACGGCAGCTTTAACGCGTGGCAGCAGGATATTAACCAGTCTGTTCAGCGTGCCGGTGACCAGAGCCGTCAAAGCTATCACATGTCGGGCGTCATCTTTGCCGTGGTGGTGATCCTGGCAGGGCTGCTGACCGGCGGGGCACTGCTCTGGTCGCGCAGAATGATTGTGCAGCCGCTGGCGATTATCAGCAGCCACTTCGACAGCATTGCGAAAGGGGACCTGGCGCGTCCGGTCGCGGTGTTCGGCAAAAACGAAATTTCGGCGATCTTTGCCAGCCTGAAGGCGATGCAGGGATCGCTGCGGGAAACGGTGAGCGACGTGCGGCAGGGCAGCTATGCCATGCACACCGGGATCTCCGAGATTGCGGCGGGCAACAACGATCTCTCGTCCCGCACCGAGCAGCAGGCGGCCTCGCTGGCGCAGACGGCGGCCAGCATGGAGCAGTTGACCGCGACGGTAGGCCAGAACGCCGATAACGCGCGCCAGGCGTCTGACCTGTCAAAACAGGCGGCGATGACGGCGAAGAAAGGCGGAGATCAGGCCTCCCATGTCGCCAGCACCATGCAGGAGATTGCCACCAGTTCGCAGAAAATTGGTGACATCATCAGCGTGATTGACGGTATCGCGTTCCAGACCAACATTCTGGCGCTGAATGCCGCCGTTGAAGCGGCGCGTGCCGGTGAGCAAGGGCGCGGATTTGCGGTGGTGGCGGGGGAAGTACGTAACCTGGCGAGCCGCAGCGCCAACGCGGCGAAAGAAATTAAGATCCTGATCGAAGAGTCGGTGTCGCGCGTTCAGCAGGGCTCAACGCTGGTGGATACGGCGGCGAAAACCATGCACGAGATCGTCACCTCCGTCACGCGGGTGAACGACATCATGGGCGAGATTGCCTCTGCGTCGGATGAACAGCGTCGCGGGATTGAGCAGGTTGCCCAGGCCGTCAGCCAGATGGATCAGGTGACGCAACAGAACGCCTCGTTAGTCGAGGAAGCGGCAGCGGCAACCGATCAGCTGGCCAGCCAGGCCGACCGTCTGACCGGACTGGTCGCGGTATTTAATGTGAAAGAGCACGTTGAAGCAGTAACAGAAGTCGGGCGGTCGCAGGCCGTGCCAGTTGTATCCTGA
- the cheR gene encoding protein-glutamate O-methyltransferase CheR → MTSPMPPGQTSLLLQMTQRLALSDAHFRRICQLIYQRAGIVLADHKRDMVYNRLVRRLRTLGLDDFGRYLSMLEANQNSAEWQAFINSLTTNLTAFFREAHHFPVLAEHARRRTGEYRVWSAAASTGEEPYSLAITLADTLGMTPGRWKVYASDIDTEVLEKARNGVYRQDELKTLSPQQLQRYFMRGTGPHEGLVRVRQELANCVEFAPVNLLDKQYNVPGPFDAIFCRNVMIYFDKTTQQDILRRFVPLLKPDGLLFAGHSENFSNLAREFSLRGQTVYALSKEKA, encoded by the coding sequence ATGACATCACCAATGCCCCCTGGGCAAACGTCATTACTGTTGCAGATGACACAGCGCCTCGCGCTGTCCGACGCGCATTTTCGTCGGATATGTCAGTTAATCTACCAGCGTGCGGGGATCGTGCTTGCGGATCATAAGCGGGACATGGTCTACAACCGTCTGGTGCGGCGCTTGCGCACGCTGGGGCTGGATGATTTTGGCCGCTATCTGAGCATGCTCGAGGCGAACCAGAACAGCGCAGAGTGGCAGGCTTTTATTAACTCGTTAACCACCAACCTGACGGCGTTTTTCCGCGAAGCTCACCACTTCCCGGTCCTGGCCGAGCACGCCCGCCGTCGCACCGGGGAGTATCGCGTATGGAGTGCCGCCGCCTCGACGGGGGAAGAGCCGTACTCGCTGGCGATCACCCTTGCTGACACCCTGGGGATGACGCCCGGACGCTGGAAAGTCTACGCCAGCGATATCGATACCGAAGTGCTGGAGAAGGCGCGTAACGGCGTGTATCGCCAGGATGAACTGAAAACGCTGTCGCCGCAGCAGCTGCAGCGTTATTTCATGCGCGGCACGGGCCCGCATGAAGGCCTGGTACGCGTACGCCAGGAGCTGGCGAACTGCGTCGAATTCGCGCCCGTTAACCTGCTGGATAAGCAGTACAACGTGCCGGGGCCGTTCGACGCCATTTTTTGCCGTAACGTCATGATCTATTTTGATAAAACGACGCAACAGGACATTCTGCGTCGGTTTGTTCCGTTGCTCAAGCCTGACGGTTTACTGTTTGCCGGGCACTCGGAAAACTTCAGCAACCTCGCGCGTGAGTTTAGCCTGCGTGGGCAAACGGTATATGCGCTGAGTAAGGAAAAAGCATGA
- a CDS encoding protein-glutamate methylesterase/protein-glutamine glutaminase: MSKIRVLSVDDSALMRQIMTEIINSHSDMEMVATAPDPLVARDLIKKYNPDVLTLDVEMPRMDGIDFLEKLMRLRPMPVVMVSSLTGKGSEITLRALELGAVDFVTKPQLGIREGMLAYSEMIAEKIRTASRAKLAAHTPLAAPATLKAGPLLSSEKLLVIGASTGGTEAIRHVLQPLPLSSPGILITQHMPPGFTRSFAERLNKLCQISVKEAEDGERVLPGHAYIAPGDKHMELSRSGANYQIKIHDGPPVNRHRPSVDVLFHSVAKHAGRNAVGVILTGMGNDGAAGMLAMHQAGAWTIAQNEASCVVFGMPREAINMGGVSEVVDLSQVSQQMLAKISAGQAIRI, from the coding sequence ATGAGTAAAATCAGGGTGTTGTCTGTCGATGATTCAGCGCTGATGCGTCAGATCATGACTGAAATTATCAATAGCCACAGCGACATGGAGATGGTGGCCACTGCGCCCGATCCTCTGGTAGCGCGGGATTTAATTAAAAAATATAACCCCGACGTGCTAACGCTGGATGTCGAGATGCCGCGCATGGATGGCATCGATTTCCTCGAAAAATTAATGCGGCTTCGGCCCATGCCGGTGGTAATGGTCTCCTCCCTGACCGGTAAAGGATCGGAAATCACCCTGCGCGCGCTGGAGCTGGGGGCGGTGGATTTTGTCACCAAACCGCAGCTCGGCATTCGCGAAGGGATGCTGGCCTACAGCGAAATGATCGCGGAGAAGATCCGCACCGCGTCGCGTGCGAAGCTTGCTGCGCATACGCCATTGGCTGCGCCTGCGACCCTGAAGGCCGGTCCCTTACTCAGCTCGGAAAAACTGCTGGTGATTGGGGCGTCAACCGGAGGAACAGAGGCAATTCGTCATGTACTCCAGCCATTGCCGCTTTCAAGTCCGGGTATTCTGATCACTCAGCATATGCCGCCAGGCTTTACCCGTTCGTTCGCCGAACGCCTGAACAAGCTGTGCCAGATCAGCGTGAAAGAGGCGGAAGACGGCGAGCGCGTGCTCCCGGGACATGCCTATATCGCCCCAGGGGACAAGCATATGGAGCTGTCGCGCAGCGGCGCTAACTATCAAATCAAAATTCATGACGGGCCGCCGGTCAACCGGCACCGTCCGTCGGTGGATGTGCTGTTTCATTCGGTGGCGAAACATGCGGGGCGCAACGCCGTTGGGGTGATCCTGACGGGGATGGGCAACGACGGTGCCGCCGGAATGCTTGCAATGCACCAGGCTGGCGCCTGGACGATTGCGCAGAATGAAGCAAGTTGTGTGGTGTTCGGCATGCCGCGCGAGGCCATCAATATGGGTGGCGTGAGCGAAGTGGTCGATCTTAGCCAGGTAAGCCAGCAGATGCTGGCGAAAATCAGTGCCGGACAGGCAATACGTATTTGA
- the cheY gene encoding chemotaxis response regulator CheY yields the protein MADKELKFLVVDDFSTMRRIVRNLLKELGFNNVEEAEDGVDALNKLQAGGFGFVISDWNMPNMDGLELLKTIRADAGMASMPVLMVTAEAKKENIIAAAQAGASGYVVKPFTAATLEEKLGKIFEKLGM from the coding sequence ATGGCGGATAAAGAGCTTAAGTTTTTGGTTGTGGATGACTTTTCCACCATGCGTCGCATCGTGCGCAACCTGCTGAAAGAGCTGGGCTTCAACAACGTTGAAGAAGCAGAAGACGGCGTTGATGCGCTGAACAAACTGCAGGCTGGCGGGTTTGGTTTTGTTATCTCCGACTGGAACATGCCTAACATGGACGGTCTGGAACTGCTGAAAACCATTCGCGCCGATGCGGGAATGGCGTCTATGCCGGTTCTGATGGTCACAGCAGAAGCGAAAAAAGAGAACATCATTGCCGCTGCACAGGCGGGCGCAAGCGGCTATGTGGTGAAGCCATTCACCGCGGCAACCCTGGAAGAGAAGCTCGGTAAGATCTTCGAGAAACTCGGCATGTGA
- the cheZ gene encoding protein phosphatase CheZ, producing MLQPAMKPVEEHSPSDIIVRIGSLTRMLRDSLRELGLDQAIAEAAEAIPDARDRLDYVVQMTAQAAERALNSVEASQPHQDAMEKGAKALSKRWDEWFENPIELADARELVTDTRQYLGDVPGHTSFTNAQLLDIMMAQDFQDLTGQVIKRMMDVIQEIERQLLMVLLENIPEPAARPKRENESLLNGPQLDASKAGVVASQDQVDDLLDSLGF from the coding sequence ATGTTGCAACCTGCTATGAAACCCGTTGAAGAACACTCGCCGAGCGATATCATCGTCCGCATCGGCAGCCTGACGCGCATGCTGCGTGACAGCCTGCGCGAGCTGGGTCTGGATCAGGCGATTGCCGAAGCGGCGGAAGCCATTCCTGATGCCCGCGATCGTCTGGACTACGTTGTGCAGATGACTGCTCAGGCTGCTGAGCGTGCGCTGAACAGCGTTGAAGCGTCACAGCCGCACCAGGATGCGATGGAAAAGGGGGCGAAAGCGCTGAGCAAACGCTGGGACGAGTGGTTTGAGAACCCTATCGAGCTGGCGGATGCCCGCGAGCTGGTGACGGATACCCGTCAGTACCTGGGTGATGTGCCGGGCCACACCAGCTTCACCAACGCCCAACTGCTGGACATCATGATGGCGCAGGATTTCCAGGACCTGACCGGTCAGGTGATCAAGCGCATGATGGATGTTATCCAGGAGATTGAGCGTCAGCTGCTGATGGTTCTGCTGGAGAACATTCCGGAACCGGCAGCCCGTCCAAAACGCGAGAACGAAAGTCTGCTCAATGGTCCTCAGCTCGACGCCAGCAAGGCGGGCGTTGTGGCAAGCCAGGATCAGGTCGACGACCTGCTGGACAGCCTCGGCTTCTGA